Proteins from a genomic interval of Sinorhizobium fredii USDA 257:
- a CDS encoding AbrB family transcriptional regulator yields the protein MTLVFASVLSFLTGDRFTALMLAYSPGNVAEISLISLSLGVEMPYVVLHQIVRLFLVAAGAAAVFRWVKR from the coding sequence GTGACGCTGGTCTTCGCGAGCGTTCTCTCCTTCCTGACAGGAGACCGGTTCACCGCTCTCATGCTCGCCTACTCGCCGGGAAATGTCGCCGAGATAAGCCTCATTTCTTTGTCGCTTGGCGTCGAGATGCCCTATGTTGTCCTCCATCAAATTGTCCGGCTCTTTCTGGTAGCAGCAGGAGCAGCGGCCGTGTTTCGGTGGGTGAAGCGCTAA